A stretch of the Oceanicola sp. D3 genome encodes the following:
- a CDS encoding tannase/feruloyl esterase family alpha/beta hydrolase, whose product MRLAPRRAGAACALAIVLPGTAVAATDCADMAETAPAGVTITEATALPEGDDHSMVAQCLLRGTMAERIGADGKPYALRFELRLPAAWEGRFLHQFNGGNDGEVKPATGAGTGVGAPALERGFAVVSSDAGHDGKANPEAGLVGGNLFGLDFEARRDYGYGAVAKLHPVALALTEAHYGTAPAYVYGYGTSNGGRHAMVAAERMPEAFDGLLAGYPGFRLPRAAIQHAWDVQQLRSVAPTLAESFSPAELGLVAGKINAACDGLDGLEDGVVADTAGCQQAFNPADMVCQTGQNSACLSAEKVAALEAMHAGPTDGAGTALYSDWPWDPGIASGNWRFWKIESTVPPWGMQPIIAVMGAGSLAHVFSTPPTMVEGSPEALEAYLMGYDFDSEAAKVDAVTEAFPESPMQVMSPPGASNPTLEELEAAGGKLVVFHGTADPVFSFNDTAAWFEKLTANTPGASAFARFYAIPGMPHGRGGNAADSADLLGALIDWVEGDTPPQAVPTTFRAGNVEAGENAGGERMLCPWPQVLRFSEGVFACAE is encoded by the coding sequence ATGAGACTTGCCCCACGCCGCGCAGGGGCCGCCTGCGCCCTCGCCATTGTGCTGCCCGGCACCGCAGTGGCGGCCACGGACTGCGCCGATATGGCCGAAACCGCGCCCGCAGGGGTGACGATCACCGAAGCCACCGCGCTGCCCGAGGGCGATGACCATTCGATGGTGGCGCAATGCCTGCTGCGCGGCACGATGGCGGAACGTATCGGCGCGGATGGCAAACCCTATGCTCTGCGCTTCGAGCTGCGCTTGCCAGCGGCTTGGGAGGGGCGCTTTCTGCATCAGTTCAACGGCGGCAATGATGGTGAGGTAAAGCCTGCAACCGGCGCAGGCACCGGCGTGGGCGCGCCTGCCCTGGAGCGAGGGTTTGCGGTTGTCAGCTCGGACGCGGGCCATGATGGCAAGGCCAACCCAGAGGCCGGGCTTGTGGGCGGCAACCTCTTTGGCCTCGATTTTGAGGCGCGGCGAGACTACGGCTATGGGGCCGTGGCCAAGCTTCACCCGGTTGCCCTGGCACTGACCGAAGCGCATTACGGCACGGCACCCGCCTATGTTTACGGGTACGGCACCTCCAATGGCGGGCGTCATGCGATGGTGGCCGCTGAGCGGATGCCGGAGGCCTTTGACGGGCTGCTGGCGGGCTACCCCGGCTTCCGCCTGCCCCGCGCGGCGATTCAACATGCGTGGGATGTGCAGCAGCTACGCTCGGTTGCGCCGACCTTGGCCGAGAGCTTCAGCCCGGCGGAATTGGGGCTGGTGGCCGGGAAGATCAATGCGGCCTGCGACGGGCTCGATGGGCTGGAAGATGGCGTGGTGGCCGATACGGCGGGGTGCCAGCAGGCCTTCAACCCGGCGGATATGGTATGCCAAACGGGCCAGAACTCCGCCTGCCTGAGCGCCGAGAAGGTGGCGGCGCTGGAGGCGATGCACGCGGGGCCGACGGACGGGGCTGGCACCGCGCTGTATAGCGATTGGCCGTGGGATCCCGGCATTGCTTCGGGCAATTGGCGGTTCTGGAAGATTGAAAGCACCGTGCCGCCTTGGGGGATGCAGCCGATCATCGCGGTGATGGGCGCGGGCAGCCTTGCGCATGTGTTCTCCACCCCGCCAACCATGGTGGAGGGCAGCCCCGAAGCGCTGGAGGCCTACCTGATGGGCTATGACTTTGACAGCGAAGCCGCCAAGGTGGATGCGGTGACGGAGGCCTTCCCCGAAAGCCCGATGCAGGTGATGAGCCCGCCGGGCGCGAGCAACCCGACGCTTGAAGAGTTGGAAGCAGCGGGCGGCAAGCTGGTTGTCTTTCACGGCACAGCTGACCCGGTGTTTTCGTTCAACGACACCGCCGCCTGGTTCGAGAAGCTGACAGCAAACACGCCCGGGGCCAGCGCCTTTGCGCGGTTCTACGCGATCCCCGGCATGCCTCACGGACGCGGGGGCAACGCTGCCGACAGCGCCGATCTGCTGGGGGCGCTGATAGATTGGGTGGAGGGCGATACGCCGCCGCAGGCCGTGCCAACCACGTTTCGGGCCGGAAACGTGGAGGCCGGCGAGAATGCGGGCGGCGAGCGTATGCTGTGCCCCTGGCCGCAGGTTTTGCGGTTTTCGGAAGGGGTGTTTGCCTGCGCCGAGTGA
- a CDS encoding Hint domain-containing protein, translated as MATINGNDTSENIQGSPEDDVINGNGGNDRISGEGGDDVIDAGSGDDTVFGDAGEGTAPGNDATPLNLSINNVRPGSETAGRANDAQPGDSVIYDNVATLEDGTSVSARLTLVSMSNSRLDVDLASGQGFEILLNASGRSSRAGEEATFRLDFFDPATGEPIALNSTATFNDLDQNSSNDFEAVTLDANSFGAYGTSADTSLQVSSGPGFVTARGTEQNSPGDQDGWFSAEFDNRSSIEFTLTTRGTPSGFSMNGDLIDDAVVEPIPDGDDTIFGGDGNDTLYGQGGNDTIDGGTGNDVIDGGSGDDVLTAGEGTDEVEGGAGNDTIYGGGENDMLSGGDDRDTFFVDTPGNTTVDGGAGGDDYDVLNLGALRSEGYQITNLVQNPENNGTPGFSGQVQMVNPDTGETVNINFTDIEEVIPCFTPGTRIATARGEVLVEDLHPGDMVMTRDHGMQPIRWIGRRDLSAADLLLRPALRPIRIAKSALGANFPERDMLVSPQHRVLVASDRAALYFEEREVLVAAKHLMNGEGIAEAQDVASVTYIHFMFDQHEVVLSDGAWTESFQPGDYTLEGLDSEQREELLSLFPELKEKEGREGYTAARRSLKRHEALLLTA; from the coding sequence ATGGCCACTATCAACGGAAATGACACCAGTGAGAACATCCAAGGCTCGCCCGAGGATGACGTCATCAACGGGAACGGCGGAAATGACCGCATTTCCGGCGAGGGCGGCGATGACGTGATCGACGCGGGCAGCGGCGACGACACCGTGTTTGGCGATGCGGGCGAGGGGACCGCGCCGGGCAACGATGCGACGCCCCTGAATCTGTCGATCAACAATGTCCGCCCGGGCAGCGAAACGGCTGGGCGTGCCAATGACGCGCAGCCGGGCGACTCGGTGATCTATGACAACGTGGCCACGCTGGAAGATGGCACCAGCGTTTCGGCCCGGCTCACCCTTGTGAGCATGTCCAACTCCCGGCTGGATGTGGACCTCGCCAGCGGCCAGGGCTTCGAGATCCTGCTCAACGCGTCTGGCAGAAGCTCCCGTGCGGGCGAAGAGGCCACCTTCCGGCTGGATTTCTTCGATCCGGCAACCGGGGAGCCGATTGCGCTCAACTCCACCGCCACCTTCAACGACCTCGATCAGAACAGCAGCAACGATTTTGAGGCCGTCACGCTGGATGCAAACAGCTTTGGCGCCTACGGCACATCCGCCGACACCTCGCTTCAGGTCAGTTCCGGCCCCGGCTTCGTAACGGCGCGGGGCACCGAACAGAACAGCCCCGGCGACCAAGACGGCTGGTTCTCGGCCGAGTTCGACAACCGCAGCTCCATCGAGTTCACGCTAACCACCCGCGGCACTCCGTCGGGTTTCTCGATGAACGGCGATCTGATCGACGATGCGGTGGTCGAGCCGATCCCTGATGGTGACGACACGATCTTTGGCGGCGACGGCAATGACACGCTCTACGGTCAGGGCGGAAACGACACCATCGACGGCGGCACCGGCAACGATGTGATCGACGGCGGCTCCGGCGATGATGTGCTCACTGCGGGCGAGGGGACCGACGAGGTCGAAGGCGGCGCGGGCAACGATACGATCTACGGCGGCGGCGAGAATGATATGCTCTCGGGCGGCGATGATCGTGACACGTTTTTCGTCGACACCCCGGGCAACACGACCGTCGATGGCGGCGCGGGTGGCGACGATTATGACGTGCTCAACCTCGGCGCGCTCCGCAGCGAGGGGTACCAAATCACGAACCTCGTGCAAAACCCTGAAAACAATGGAACTCCCGGGTTCAGCGGCCAGGTTCAAATGGTCAATCCCGACACCGGCGAAACGGTGAATATCAACTTCACCGACATCGAAGAGGTGATCCCCTGTTTCACCCCCGGCACCCGCATCGCAACCGCGCGTGGCGAGGTGCTGGTGGAAGACCTGCACCCCGGTGACATGGTGATGACCCGCGACCACGGGATGCAGCCGATCCGCTGGATCGGACGGCGCGATCTGTCCGCCGCCGATCTGCTGCTGCGCCCCGCACTCCGCCCGATCCGGATTGCCAAAAGCGCGCTCGGCGCCAACTTCCCTGAGCGTGACATGCTGGTAAGCCCGCAGCACCGTGTGCTGGTGGCGTCCGATCGTGCGGCGCTCTACTTCGAAGAGCGTGAAGTTCTGGTCGCGGCCAAGCACCTGATGAACGGCGAAGGCATCGCCGAAGCGCAGGATGTGGCCTCCGTGACCTACATCCACTTCATGTTCGACCAGCACGAGGTGGTGCTCTCCGACGGGGCTTGGACCGAAAGCTTCCAGCCCGGCGACTACACCCTTGAGGGGCTCGACAGCGAGCAACGCGAGGAACTCCTCTCGCTCTTCCCCGAGCTTAAGGAGAAAGAGGGCCGCGAAGGCTACACCGCCGCACGCCGCTCGCTCAAACGCCACGAGGCGCTTCTGCTGACGGCGTGA
- a CDS encoding Hint domain-containing protein, which yields MPIGYRVSLGNGTLNSGDAILSGMEAFSIDETIGTGSWTWSGTYTGNGANYNNITDSGTYYLGSDGFVYFVPNNYFVETVTSATANSAPTYTPNAPGPVDGTGGNDVIDGRFEDAQGDEINDTGQTINAGGGNDTVVAGAGDDTINGGTGADTIYAGSGSDTISGGSGNDVIHADNAPVSATSETLSWTTHAGDGIDVSGGFTQNTGTMNVTVGITDDGGLNNAEVSSDTQYVDTGAGETFATNSSLYLGGSGSNTSGFANTATVTLDFDPVAGSGMANEVGDVTFRINDIDQGGWDDLVTVVAYDADGNEVPVTFQIDGDETMYDADTINGAGSDDHDEAGGSVLITVEGPVAQVVVSYQNGGGQGQALWITDVEFTTIPDDTAGGDSVTGGAGDDEIYGYGGDDTLDGGSDDDTIDGGTGDDDISGGTGDDILTGGSGDDSFILENDFGNDTITGGETGETFGDEIDATAVTDDLAVTFSDPESGTISDGTGIAGFAEIENVRLGAGDDSVTGSTGNDYIETGAGADTVEMGAGDDTVDLGAADGAVDTVVMGDGGGADTVFAFEAPTPNGDGTFTGADQIDVSNMQDAGGDPVSVHDVVVTDDGFGSAVLTFPNGESLTLVGVSATDAADPNWLIAAGIPGDGIVSGTAGDDVIDTAYAGDPHGDMVDSGDAILPGEAANDDIIEAGAGDDTIYAGLGDDEVFGEAGDDTVMLEDGFGADSIVGGETGETDGDTLSAVQVTGDQTVTFTGAEAGTLSDGTDTASFSEIENVATGAGDDTVTGDAGDQTVDTGAGDDTIALGTGADTINAGSGDDVITLGEAFGNDTITGGEGGETAGDLLDAGGMTSGVDVTFTGDESGTVTQGANAADFSEIERIATGSGNDTIDASTTTSGVNLDTGAGDDGVIGGSGDDVVVTGEGNDSLQLSDGFGNDSFTAGEDAGDGDTDALWAADVTDDLTVDMSGAPESGTLTDGTNTVTFSEVEVVVTGSGDDTVTGSSGDDMFATSTGADTIEAGAGDDEIDLGDGTGQGDGDVDTLVMGDGDGSDTVHYFDAPTSNGDGTYNGTDQLDVSGMTDAGGDPVSVHDVTVTDDGSGNAVLSFPGGESVTLVGVDPVEAADPMWLIAAGIPGDGIVSGTAGDDVIDASYDGDPHGDMVDAGDEILPGEGVDDDIIEAGAGDDTIYGGAGADEIDAGAGDDTIVLEDGFGADDILGGETGETTGDTLDATALTGDATVTFTGAEAGTITDGTDTASFSEIERIETGAGDDVITGTANTAGFTADAGAGNDVLVGGSGADILLGGDDADTFIAGNGDHVAGGEGGADADVLDLTTAGPTRVLYDENDPESGTVQFLDGFGNVTGTMTFSEIETVNFIPCFTPGTLIATPDGPRPVEDLGPGDRVLTRDNGVKRLQWVGQRLLNTHHLTANPRLQPVRIKAGALGYGLPERDIMVSPQHKMLISDARAEMLFGEHEVLVSAAHLVGLPGIEQVTVDEVVYVHIMFDAHEIVMAEGAWTESYQPGAHVMGEMDDAQREEIFEIFPELREDANAVVTARMSLKKREVAALLY from the coding sequence ATGCCGATTGGGTATCGCGTAAGCCTTGGTAACGGAACGCTGAACAGCGGAGACGCCATCCTGAGTGGGATGGAGGCATTTTCGATTGACGAAACGATCGGCACCGGCAGTTGGACATGGTCCGGCACCTACACCGGAAACGGCGCAAACTATAATAATATCACCGATTCCGGCACCTACTATCTTGGGTCCGACGGCTTCGTCTATTTTGTGCCGAACAATTACTTCGTCGAAACAGTCACTTCGGCCACAGCCAACTCTGCGCCAACCTACACGCCCAACGCGCCCGGCCCGGTCGATGGCACCGGCGGCAACGATGTTATCGACGGGCGTTTTGAAGACGCTCAGGGCGATGAGATCAACGACACCGGCCAGACGATCAACGCAGGCGGTGGCAATGACACCGTCGTTGCGGGCGCGGGCGATGACACGATCAACGGTGGCACCGGCGCAGATACCATCTACGCCGGTAGCGGGTCTGACACGATCTCGGGCGGCAGTGGCAATGATGTGATTCATGCCGACAACGCCCCCGTCAGCGCCACTAGCGAAACGCTCAGCTGGACGACCCACGCAGGTGACGGCATCGACGTGAGCGGCGGCTTCACCCAGAACACCGGTACGATGAACGTGACCGTCGGCATCACGGATGATGGCGGCCTGAACAACGCCGAGGTATCGAGCGACACCCAGTATGTCGACACCGGCGCCGGCGAGACCTTCGCTACCAATTCGTCGCTCTATCTCGGTGGCAGTGGCAGCAACACAAGCGGCTTTGCCAACACCGCGACCGTTACGCTCGATTTTGATCCGGTTGCCGGGTCGGGCATGGCCAATGAGGTAGGCGATGTCACCTTCCGGATCAACGATATCGACCAAGGCGGCTGGGACGACCTTGTCACCGTTGTCGCCTATGACGCTGACGGCAACGAAGTGCCCGTCACGTTTCAGATCGACGGCGACGAAACCATGTACGACGCCGACACGATCAACGGCGCAGGCAGCGATGACCACGACGAGGCAGGCGGTTCGGTCCTTATCACGGTAGAGGGGCCGGTCGCTCAGGTTGTCGTATCTTACCAGAACGGCGGTGGTCAGGGGCAGGCGCTCTGGATCACCGATGTTGAGTTCACCACCATCCCCGACGACACCGCAGGCGGTGATTCCGTCACTGGCGGCGCTGGCGATGACGAAATCTATGGCTACGGCGGCGATGACACCCTCGATGGCGGCAGCGATGATGACACCATCGACGGCGGCACGGGCGATGATGATATCTCCGGCGGCACGGGCGACGATATTCTGACAGGCGGGTCAGGGGATGACAGTTTCATCCTCGAGAACGACTTCGGCAATGACACCATCACCGGCGGCGAGACCGGCGAAACCTTTGGCGACGAGATCGACGCCACAGCCGTGACCGACGATCTCGCAGTCACCTTCTCCGATCCGGAGAGCGGGACCATCAGCGATGGCACCGGCATCGCCGGCTTCGCCGAGATCGAGAACGTGCGCCTCGGCGCGGGCGACGACAGCGTCACCGGCTCCACCGGCAACGACTACATCGAAACCGGGGCAGGGGCCGACACTGTCGAGATGGGCGCGGGCGACGATACCGTGGACCTCGGCGCAGCCGACGGCGCGGTGGATACCGTGGTGATGGGCGATGGCGGCGGTGCCGATACCGTCTTCGCGTTCGAGGCCCCCACGCCCAACGGTGACGGCACCTTCACCGGCGCCGACCAGATCGACGTGAGCAATATGCAGGACGCGGGTGGCGACCCGGTTTCGGTCCATGATGTGGTCGTCACCGATGATGGCTTCGGCTCGGCCGTTCTGACTTTCCCGAATGGCGAGAGCCTGACGCTGGTGGGCGTGAGCGCCACCGATGCGGCCGATCCCAACTGGCTGATCGCGGCGGGCATCCCCGGTGACGGCATCGTCAGCGGCACCGCAGGCGATGATGTGATCGACACCGCCTATGCCGGCGATCCGCATGGCGACATGGTCGACAGTGGCGATGCGATCCTTCCCGGCGAGGCGGCGAACGACGACATCATCGAAGCCGGCGCAGGCGATGACACGATCTATGCCGGTCTGGGCGATGACGAGGTGTTCGGCGAGGCGGGTGACGATACCGTCATGCTCGAAGATGGCTTCGGTGCCGACAGCATCGTCGGCGGCGAGACCGGCGAAACTGATGGCGACACCCTGAGCGCCGTGCAGGTGACGGGCGATCAAACCGTAACCTTCACCGGCGCTGAAGCAGGCACGCTGAGCGACGGCACCGACACCGCCAGCTTCTCCGAGATCGAAAACGTGGCCACCGGCGCGGGCGACGATACGGTCACCGGCGACGCGGGCGACCAAACGGTCGATACCGGCGCAGGCGATGACACCATCGCCCTCGGCACCGGGGCAGATACCATCAATGCTGGCAGCGGCGACGATGTGATCACGCTGGGCGAGGCCTTCGGCAACGATACCATCACCGGCGGCGAAGGCGGCGAAACTGCGGGCGACCTGCTCGATGCGGGCGGCATGACCTCTGGCGTTGACGTCACCTTCACCGGCGACGAAAGCGGCACCGTGACCCAGGGCGCGAATGCGGCAGATTTCTCCGAAATCGAGCGCATTGCGACCGGCAGCGGCAACGATACCATCGACGCAAGCACCACCACCTCGGGCGTCAACCTCGACACCGGGGCAGGGGATGACGGCGTTATCGGCGGCTCCGGCGATGACGTGGTTGTCACCGGCGAGGGCAACGACAGCCTGCAACTCTCCGATGGCTTCGGCAATGACAGCTTCACCGCAGGTGAAGATGCTGGCGATGGCGATACCGATGCGCTCTGGGCCGCAGATGTCACCGATGACCTGACGGTCGATATGTCCGGCGCGCCAGAGAGCGGCACGCTGACCGACGGCACCAACACCGTGACCTTCTCCGAAGTCGAGGTGGTCGTGACCGGCTCTGGCGATGATACCGTCACCGGCTCTTCGGGCGACGATATGTTTGCCACCAGCACCGGTGCAGACACCATCGAAGCAGGCGCGGGCGACGACGAGATCGACCTTGGCGATGGCACCGGGCAGGGTGACGGCGACGTTGATACCCTTGTGATGGGCGACGGCGACGGCTCCGATACCGTGCACTACTTCGACGCCCCCACATCCAACGGCGACGGCACCTACAACGGCACCGACCAGCTCGATGTGAGCGGCATGACCGACGCGGGCGGCGATCCGGTGTCTGTCCACGATGTGACCGTCACCGATGACGGCTCCGGCAACGCGGTGCTGAGCTTCCCGGGCGGCGAAAGCGTCACCCTTGTCGGGGTAGATCCGGTGGAAGCTGCCGATCCGATGTGGCTGATCGCAGCGGGCATCCCGGGCGATGGCATCGTGTCCGGCACCGCAGGCGACGATGTGATCGACGCCTCCTACGATGGCGATCCGCACGGCGACATGGTGGACGCGGGCGACGAGATTCTGCCCGGCGAAGGCGTGGATGATGACATCATCGAAGCGGGCGCCGGAGATGACACCATCTATGGCGGCGCGGGCGCTGACGAGATCGACGCTGGTGCGGGCGATGATACCATTGTGCTCGAAGACGGCTTCGGCGCCGATGACATCCTTGGCGGCGAGACGGGCGAAACCACGGGCGACACGCTCGATGCCACCGCCCTTACCGGCGACGCCACCGTAACCTTCACCGGCGCAGAAGCAGGCACCATCACCGATGGCACCGACACGGCCAGCTTCTCCGAGATCGAGAGGATCGAAACCGGCGCGGGCGACGATGTGATCACCGGCACCGCCAACACTGCAGGCTTCACCGCAGATGCAGGTGCAGGCAATGACGTGCTGGTGGGCGGTTCAGGCGCCGATATCCTGCTCGGCGGCGATGACGCCGATACCTTCATCGCGGGCAACGGCGACCACGTGGCAGGCGGTGAAGGCGGCGCGGATGCCGACGTGCTCGACCTCACAACAGCAGGCCCCACCCGGGTTCTCTACGACGAGAACGATCCCGAAAGCGGCACTGTCCAGTTTCTCGACGGGTTCGGCAACGTCACCGGCACCATGACCTTCTCCGAGATCGAGACGGTCAATTTCATCCCCTGCTTCACGCCGGGCACCCTGATTGCCACGCCCGATGGCCCGCGCCCGGTGGAAGACCTCGGACCGGGCGACAGGGTGCTGACCCGTGACAACGGCGTCAAGCGCCTGCAATGGGTCGGCCAGCGCCTGCTCAACACCCACCACCTCACCGCCAATCCGCGCCTTCAGCCGGTGCGGATCAAGGCCGGTGCCCTGGGCTATGGTCTGCCGGAGCGTGACATCATGGTCAGCCCGCAGCACAAGATGCTGATCTCCGACGCCCGTGCCGAAATGCTCTTCGGCGAGCATGAGGTGCTGGTTTCGGCCGCCCATCTGGTCGGGCTGCCCGGGATTGAACAGGTGACGGTGGATGAGGTGGTTTACGTCCACATCATGTTCGACGCCCATGAAATCGTCATGGCCGAAGGCGCATGGACTGAAAGCTACCAGCCGGGTGCCCATGTCATGGGCGAGATGGATGACGCACAGCGCGAGGAAATCTTCGAGATCTTCCCCGAACTGCGTGAAGATGCAAATGCGGTCGTCACCGCCCGGATGTCGCTGAAAAAGCGCGAAGTGGCCGCGCTCCTCTACTAA